One Salvia splendens isolate huo1 chromosome 1, SspV2, whole genome shotgun sequence genomic window, TTGTTTTAGTTATTGTttgatctttttttttattattcataaaaGGGACAAACATATCACAAAACCTGCAGTGAGTTCAAGGAGATACAGAAAACAAGACATTGTCTAAGTAACGAACAAGATGAATTCCTATTTAAATAAGTTGTAATGTCGAATGATTCATTTCTACTGATATGAACCTTAATGAATACCTCTTCGAGTACATGGACCTCATTTAAttgtgaacaaaagtgaagGTGGGCCAAACTCACTCCTCCATACAATTTTCCACCGTCTCCGGTTGGGAAACCTTGACCTTGATAGGTAAGGTGAGTGAGGGATCTCGTAGAAGAGCTCCTGGAGCTTTGACCATTGAAATGCTCCGTTCCAGGTCCCTTGCTGCCTCCCTCTGCAACTGGGCCTTCTTCGGCTTCAGTCTCTTAGCAATGTGTCTGGCCTCTCTGTCAACTCTGACTTTGTCGATTTTCTTGATGGCCTTGAGAGTGTTCTCAGTCACATTCCTGTCGTATCTCTCAGGTCTATTCCGCTTCCTCTCAACAAAGGTCGAATCCTGTGTCATGTCCTTTCCGTGCAACCGTCTGTAAGCCTTCGTCCATTTTACTTTCCGGGGATTCCTCTTCATTTTGAAGTTCTTATGGCATTTGGATCGACAAAATCTAAAGATCTTCGCATCATTACGAACATACTGAATCCCATGGCCCGGGTAAATTGTAGAAGAACAGAACCAGCATTTTTCCAGCCTCATATTTTTCCTGTTGCCCTAATTATCCCTCGCTGGCGGTGGGAATTTTAGTTATTGTTTGATCTTGACACTATTTTGAGTTCCGTTTAGAATCTAAAGACATGATACGTTTTGGAGTACGTTGAACCCTTTGTTATCTTGAATACCAATGATTataattgttttctcctttgGTCCATCTGTCAAAGAGTCACCCTAACCCTTTTCTCTTTATCTattgttcatttatttccttAGTCAAACCCTTTTTTATAAAACCCTAGCtccttttatttaattgaatttaagtCCTGTTAGGTCACCATCGCCACATTTAattaccctagaagggcggtcgtgacacttaggctttgtttacttcttatgcatttaaatgtttataaaaacatcttataaatgcacaagtaaacacaatgtaataatatactgattctattcgtgcaaactgctcgaataatactgaatcgagttaaaagtggattgtagagtttttccatgtacaagcaagattctattcgcgcgaacttgctcgaaacatgcttttcagtatactaaacctaacactTTGGAGGCGAGTGGTATGAATTATCATCAAAGTATTCAAAATCAGTTGAAAATATGTTTATGAAAAAGAGCATCCaaagtggggcggacgatagtccgcccgatgcatcgggcggactatcgtccgccactgtagccaTGCGCACGATGCCCAATGCATCGTCCACGCCCTATATTCATCCGCGGACAATAGGTGTTGGAGCACGCATCGTCCACGGTATCGTCCGCCCTACTGCGGGCGACGtggacgataccgcggacgatgcaacgcgttttacattttttaattcttcaaaatttatatatatacactctTCCATTCACGCTTTCTTCTCATTCTCTCTATTTCACGTATTACAAAATGAATCCCGATGATTtcccaagtccgaatagtccgatgttcgGTGGTGGTGCACGGTGGCTGGGTATAGATCCTGATGAATACCGGCCCTTCGACTACAtcacccagtacgatcccgatttcagcaCTGATTCTTACGGGCTGTCAAAGATGTAGCCATCTCCCACCCGCGCCCCCGCCTCACCCCGCGGCCGCGCCTCTGGCTCTCTGTGCCACCGCCGACCCCGCCGCAGCAAAAAAGAAGCGGAACAGGTAAAGAGCCCAGAAGTTGTCGTTTCCggagaagaatgaagaattCACCCCAGGGAGGATGAACTACAACCCGGATGAAAACATTGTCTTGACGAAGTGTTGGATTGATATTTCAAAGGACCCGGTGTTTGCCAACAAACAAAAGCAAATCGTGCACTGGGAGCGCACCGCTGATCGCTACAACGAGGCCAAGCCGGCGGCCGCCTACAacgccatagggagcagctccgcaagtactgcgatcaggtgaagaagcaagtcaattTGTTCTtgtcggagtacgagaagtgcttgagggagcaGGGCAGCGACTAGAGTTTGActgatgtgcgcgatagagcctTTGCGTCGTACATTTCATTGTACGGCGATTTCAAGCATTTCAACTCCTGGCTCCTCTTGAAGGACAAACAGATGTTCCAAGTAGGGATTATGCCCCTATCGGCTgcggcgaagaggacgaagaacaccgCCGCCGGTGATTATATGAGCAGCGACAGCGGCGCacctccgatggacctcaaccagcagatgtacgaggatgagagttccggcacaccgatgtcctcccaaCGTCCCATTGGCAGcaaggctgccaagaacaagggcaaggcgaaggcgacatcctcacaGGCCCCGGCCCCGACCCCGGCCCCAACTTCGGCTGCTGGACATGCCTATCGGAGTTGGCGGCGGCCGCCaacggaggacgttgttggacacgcaccacgCCCTCAGGCAGTGCGAAGATCCAGGCGAAACCGAATACTTTAAGTGGATGATCGATGATCTGCGCCGCAAGTTGGGAATAATGTAGAGTATGCCATTTTTATTTGTAGTgaacttattttttattaagtaaTGTAGGATTTGTCTTTAAATCGTGgtgctttttttattattttgcatgacatatttaaaaacacaaaattaattaacaaaatagttGTGAAAACTATAAGGCAAACTTTAGGACGTTCCACTGCAGATGAAAGGGTGAGTGGATAGAATGATGATGTTGCAGAGCATAGGGCGCCTTATATGGCGGAATATAGGGCGCCCTATTGTAGATGCTTTTTGCTGAATGTGTTTGGTTGCATACTATGATTGTTAGGTGAAGTGAACGAAAAGGGGGTAGGTACCAACTACTAACTGCATGTGCTGTTGTAATCATACATTACGCAATTTTTGTACGCACTTTCAATGGCACACGTGGAAAGACATGGTAAAAAAGGAAGAAATATATAATTTGTCCATTTTTAACGCTTAGCAATTTGTGTACGCACTTTCATCTGATGATAATGAAAGAAATGAACACATTGCAGCGACAGTGAATATAAGGCAATAcggtatttttttattagatgAACTAGAAACTCTCTTTTCATGAAAAGTACTACTCCCTCGGACCTATTTCaagtgatttatttttattttctagataTCCCGCtctaaataatatatttttaaatatagaaatatcactttctctattttttttcattctctcttactttattatctctattttacccataaaataatactatataaaattatGTGTCGAATTAGAAATGTCCCACTTAGAATAAGAAGGAGGGAATATAAACTTTTAGTTGAATACTGATTTTAATACCAAATTAATAAGTAAAAGAGGTGAAAAGAAATGATAGTAGAAGTGTCCATATCATTAGTAGTTCAATAgatctaaaattagaaaattcatacTTGCCAAAGATAAACTAAGAAGAATCTAATTATTACTCTCTTCATCCTGCAATATAAGTCCTATTTGGTTTGAACAcgatttttaagaaatgtaaaggaaagtgagttgaataagttagtggaatatgaatctcacttgtataattagttttatagtaataaaatgtaagtgaaataagttggtgaaATGTTGGGTctcttaccatttatggtaaaagtaaaatacgactcttattgtgggacgaacgaaaatgacaaaatatgactcttattgtgggacgtaTAGAGTACTTTTTTAGAGATGGAATCTAAAATTTGAAAGTTCACAATTACTAAGGATAAATTAAGAAGACAGAGATAGAGCGAGGAAGATAAAGTTATGGATGACATGCACATTAAAATTACGTAATTTCACCAAGAAAAGAACTTTCttcgtcccacttaagatgttCACAATTTTGAGTGGCACGAGAAGAGAATAGAGACATTTACttttaaatatagaaagtaAACATTTTGAgtgaaataaactaaaaataaaagatgGCGAATTTTGAATGGAACAAAAGAAGTACATTTCACTAAACTTTGTTGAATTCTCTTTAAAAGTGTTGACACGTATGACACGCCCATGGTTTTAGttattggaatgaagatgaaaGTTTCACTTCAATTACTATATCGATATGTTTTCCTACAAAATAATGTTGACATGTATGGCTTACTTAGCCATGTCATATTATTACAAAAATTTATTCAGAGGAACTACAATGGTTGggcataataaaagaaaatacataGAAATAAGAAATGAGGAGCTGGCAGGCATGAGCAAAGAATATAAATCAGAAATGCAACATGTATTAATTAGATACTTAGATTCGTTCTAGAGTAAATGTCACGTTTGATAATGGTTGGgtataataaaagaaaatacataTAAATAAGAAATGAGGAGCTGGCAGGCATGAGCAAAGAATAGAAATTAGAAATGCAACATTTATTAATTAGATACTTGATTCTTTCTAGAGTAAATGTCACATTgatagaaaatatatttattgtgCTAATTGAATAGAAAAAATATAGTTTATAAATTGATTCGTTCTAGAGTAAATATCACACTTGATAGtgttttagtattttaaaaaatattgtttAGTGTGCTAATTGAATAGAAaaaatatagtttatatattgatgtgaaagaaaaaaatagttggagtataaaagagaaaaaatgattGGATATATTAATagagatttattttttttctaaaagacgaaatataatactcctctatcccacaataagaatcaTATTTTGTTGTGTTAGTCCacccacaataagagttacaTTTCAGTCACATTCtattaaaaaatcaatataaaaagtgcACCTCATGTTCCACTGACTTTTccaacccactattctttacattttttaaaatccataTCCACACTAAATATGATTTCTATTGTGAGATGGAGGATGTATCCTTTAGGGCATTATATGAATGGACACGTCGACGGCCACTGCGGGGCGTCGAAGACAGGCAGGTAACTGGGGGTGCTGCGGTTGGGGCACGCCGACAGGATTGGGTGAAGTCGTGGCTGCAGGCGATACCCGATTTAGGCAAAGCAAGGCGCAGGGATGGTTTTGGGGTGTGCCATGGCTGTGGCGGAGAGAACAAAATGAaggggagggggggggggggggggggtaaatctatctttttaaaatttctttatcAATTTCTATATgcttattactccctccgtcccaagttacttgagtcgtattcctttttgggttgtcccgagttacttgagtcatttctctttttggctaaaaataaaacatctaatcacacctactttattctttcttttactttactctctcttctttctcttactttattccctcatctactttatttaactcactaaacacaactttcttaaatcccgtgccgaaaagaaacgcctcaagtaacatgggacggagggagtattagttattaattttgtatttgtatttcaaaattttaatgattaatttttgtatttttaatgcattttaatttcaattgttaatacgtatattttaattgaatttatatttcaattattaatatttttatttattattagtttgtatattaattgttataaaataattaattatgcacTTATTATAGTATGTATATTGTAATAATAGTAGCAAATTTAATGTTCGGGAGAGGGCGCGTCAGACAGATAAACAGGGAAATAATAACACTGCGGGAGTTTTGGCATAAGCTGTGTT contains:
- the LOC121745533 gene encoding probable ribosome biogenesis protein RLP24, which encodes MRLEKCWFCSSTIYPGHGIQYVRNDAKIFRFCRSKCHKNFKMKRNPRKVKWTKAYRRLHGKDMTQDSTFVERKRNRPERYDRNVTENTLKAIKKIDKVRVDREARHIAKRLKPKKAQLQREAARDLERSISMVKAPGALLRDPSLTLPIKVKVSQPETVENCMEE